A portion of the Carya illinoinensis cultivar Pawnee chromosome 11, C.illinoinensisPawnee_v1, whole genome shotgun sequence genome contains these proteins:
- the LOC122281160 gene encoding uncharacterized protein LOC122281160, producing the protein MGRNTEEQIVSHAGSKAMKEGDKEKSLFASTHKPPASNGRPSSMVVKKARTVIPAHIVAEAISTLHGLDLRWSGPITPTEMRYVEQYVLAKYPEYARLVEGEKRDLSGLCINEEPSDPTFDDRRKLSRGSLRDPSTPTFGSSQPDLDRTQLEPSRLVDILTKKSTFPGSFISIPEIQARNKVLKHCGLSDDDYLVLFTPSYQDAMKLVGESYPFFKGNLYMTAIGEEEEEEDCIREFAIFKESKVISAPKDWLDLRIKGSQLSQYFRRKCKHSPKGLFAYPADINGTRY; encoded by the exons ATGGGAAGGAACACTGAAGAACAGATTGTTTCACATGCAGGATCTAAG GCAATGAAGGAAGGTGATAAAGAAAAATCCCTCTTTGCTTCTACGCACAAACCACCTGCATCAAATGGCAGACCAAGCAGTATGGTTGTTAAG AAAGCACGTACTGTGATACCTGCTCATATTGTAGCCGAAGCCATATCAACACTTCATGGTCTTGACCTCAGATGGTCAGGTCCGATCACACCAACAGAAATGCGGTATGTTGAGCAGTATGTCTTAGCAAAGTATCCGGAGTACGCCAGGCTAgtggaaggagaaaagagagatctCTCTGGTCTTTGCATCAATGAGGAGCCTTCAGATCCCACGTTTGATGATAGGCGGAAGCTCTCTAGGGGTAGTTTAAGAGATCCTTCCACCCCTACTTTTGGAAGCAGTCAACCTGATTTGGATAGGACCCAGTTGGAGCCATCAAGATTGGTTGATATTCTCACCAAAAAATCCACGTTTCCTGGAAGTTTTATCTCGATCCCTGAAATCCAAGCTCGAAACAAGGTTTTGAAGCACTGTGGATTATCCGATGATGACTATCTTGTGCTCTTCACTCCCAGCTACCAGGATGCCATGAAGTTGGTTGGGGAAAGCTACCCTTTCTTCAAGGGAAACCTTTACATGACAGCTataggggaagaagaagaagaagaagactgcATACGGGAGTTTGCAATTTTCAAGGAGTCCAAAGTGATATCAGCACCTAAGGATTGGCTGGATTTGAGGATCAAGGGATCACAGCTTAGCCAGTATTTTAGGAGGAAGTGTAAGCACAGCCCAAAAGGACTATTCGCTTATCCTGCCGATATTAATGGGACTCGTTATTGA